A window from Lates calcarifer isolate ASB-BC8 linkage group LG7_2, TLL_Latcal_v3, whole genome shotgun sequence encodes these proteins:
- the zswim2 gene encoding E3 ubiquitin-protein ligase ZSWIM2 isoform X1, producing MFRKTNWRNTVSDAVSVHQDQALNTTIFLLRSYGPTGFLLREEGEARNIKVCLGDPHTCSCPVFIKEQEPCKHICWILLRKFRIPREHEYSFQHGLVERQILEVLHGLHQTKAHRMETDPPAASGTPSQPVTGQEAGSVCRKLIQAQDVCPICQEELLEKKLPVSYCRFGCGNNVHISCMKVWTDHQKLSDREEMVKCPLCREEFSSLKLLQEQVKNAAKLFTAPEREKPDRHLGVVCHICQACPVTGKCFKCTVCSYMYLCEDCSKRGCHPQHQFASRTKRRDKWRLVAESLSDEPSGATSQPINDSIIPVAADPLPENVLVCLPAVRVRSGSRLLDEGQQCRICLQNFNPGQRVRTLPCHHKFHMDCVDGILRKSNSCPLDGYVIYNPLTWRTSERKTSHKLASCLSNDFAKPEHNLKDLFIPGVALRDRNTKTAPSHGSLNLEVLTGSCEPLNIPQKLISNQFIGLCITTTDGVTKEGKVLQKKLSKSDSGDRQNTCSPKKTSAEIREQPQVNLFVGSCRPESGHAAAMALPGRRTRPKPTRTSLVTTQDTNKKLVSELRMTGVMINTQQHRKTET from the exons ATGTTCAGGAAAACTAACTGGAGGAACACAGTCAGTGATGCAGTGAGTGTCCACCAGGACCAAGCCCTCAACACAACCATATTCCTCCTGAGATCCTACGGACCCACAGGATTTCTgctcagagaggagggagaggccAGAAACATCAAG GTGTGTTTAGGCGACCCACATACGTGCTCTTGCCCTGTGTTCATCAAAGAGCAGGAACCATGCAAACACATCTGCTG GATTTTACTGCGGAAATTCAGAATACCCAGAGAACATGAAT ATTCATTTCAACATGGACTTGTGGAGAGGCAGATCTTGGAGGTTCTCCATGGCTTACACCAAACCAAAGCCCACCGGATGGAAACTGATCCCCCTGCTGCTTCTGGGACCCCAAGCCAACCAGTCACGGGCCAGGAGGCTGGAAGTGTCTGCCGGAAGTTGATCCAAGCCCAGGATGTGTGTCCAATCTGTcaagaggagctgctggagaaaaAACTGCCTGTGTCTTACTGCAG GTTTGGTTGTGGCAATAATGTCCACATCTCTTGTATGAAAGTCTGGACAGATCACCAAAAGCTCTCGGACAGGGAAGAGATGGTGAAGTGCCCTCTGTGCAGGGAGGAATTCAGCTCTTTGAAGTTACTCCAGGAGCAGGTGAAAAATGCAGCAAAGCTCTTCACCGCTCCTGAAAGAGAGAAGCCAGACAGACACCTGGGAGTCGTCTGTCACATCTGTCAGGCCTGTCCTGTCACTGGCAAATGTTTCAA atGCACAGTCTGCAgttacatgtatttgtgtgaggACTGCTCAAAAAGAGGCTGCCACCCACAGCATCAGTTTGCTTCACGAACA aaaagaagagacaagTGGCGTCTTGTGGCAGAAAGCCTGAGTGATGAACCAAGTGGAGCAACCTCTCAGCCAATAAATGACAG CATCATCCCTGTAGCTGCAGACCCTCTACCAGAAAATGTGTTggtgtgtctgcctgctgtcAGGGTGAGATCAGGGTCTCGGCTCTTGGACGAAGGGCAGCAGTGTCGCATCTGTCTGCAGAATTTTAACCCAGGCCAGCGTGTTCGAACCCTGCCCTGTCATCACAAG ttcCACATGGACTGTGTGGATGGGATCCTGCGGAAGTCGAACTCCTGCCCTTTGGATGGGTATGTCATTTATAATCCCCTGACTTGGAGAACCAGTGAAAGGAAGACCTCCCACAAGCTGGCCTCCTGCCTTTCCAATGACTTTGCCAAACCAGAACATAACTTAAAGGACCTGTTTATCCCAGGAGTGGCACTGCGGGACAGGAACACTAAAACTGCTCCCTCGCACGGCTCTCTCAACTTAGAGGTGCTGACAGGCTCTTGTGAACCTTTAAACATCCCACAAAAGTTAATAAGCAACCAGTTTATTGGCTTGTGCATCACCACAACAGATGGTGtaacaaaagaaggaaaagtaCTGCAGAAAAAACTAAGTAAATCTGACTCAGGCGACCGACAAAACACTTGTTCTCCAAAAAAGACATCGGCAGAAATCAGAGAGCAGCCACAGGTAAATCTATTTGTAGGTTCATGCAGACCAGAATCAGGCCATGCAGCTGCTATGGCCCTTCCTGGCAGGCGAACTAGACCAAAGCCCACGAGGACAAGCCTGGTAACAACTCAAGACACAAACAAGAAACTTGTTTCAGAGCTAAGAATGACTGGGGTGatgataaacacacagcaacacaggaAGACTGAGACTTGA
- the zswim2 gene encoding E3 ubiquitin-protein ligase ZSWIM2 isoform X2, whose translation MQTHLLVTVVQRILLRKFRIPREHEYSFQHGLVERQILEVLHGLHQTKAHRMETDPPAASGTPSQPVTGQEAGSVCRKLIQAQDVCPICQEELLEKKLPVSYCRFGCGNNVHISCMKVWTDHQKLSDREEMVKCPLCREEFSSLKLLQEQVKNAAKLFTAPEREKPDRHLGVVCHICQACPVTGKCFKCTVCSYMYLCEDCSKRGCHPQHQFASRTKRRDKWRLVAESLSDEPSGATSQPINDSIIPVAADPLPENVLVCLPAVRVRSGSRLLDEGQQCRICLQNFNPGQRVRTLPCHHKFHMDCVDGILRKSNSCPLDGYVIYNPLTWRTSERKTSHKLASCLSNDFAKPEHNLKDLFIPGVALRDRNTKTAPSHGSLNLEVLTGSCEPLNIPQKLISNQFIGLCITTTDGVTKEGKVLQKKLSKSDSGDRQNTCSPKKTSAEIREQPQVNLFVGSCRPESGHAAAMALPGRRTRPKPTRTSLVTTQDTNKKLVSELRMTGVMINTQQHRKTET comes from the exons ATGCAAACACATCTGCTGGTAACTGTAGTACAAAg GATTTTACTGCGGAAATTCAGAATACCCAGAGAACATGAAT ATTCATTTCAACATGGACTTGTGGAGAGGCAGATCTTGGAGGTTCTCCATGGCTTACACCAAACCAAAGCCCACCGGATGGAAACTGATCCCCCTGCTGCTTCTGGGACCCCAAGCCAACCAGTCACGGGCCAGGAGGCTGGAAGTGTCTGCCGGAAGTTGATCCAAGCCCAGGATGTGTGTCCAATCTGTcaagaggagctgctggagaaaaAACTGCCTGTGTCTTACTGCAG GTTTGGTTGTGGCAATAATGTCCACATCTCTTGTATGAAAGTCTGGACAGATCACCAAAAGCTCTCGGACAGGGAAGAGATGGTGAAGTGCCCTCTGTGCAGGGAGGAATTCAGCTCTTTGAAGTTACTCCAGGAGCAGGTGAAAAATGCAGCAAAGCTCTTCACCGCTCCTGAAAGAGAGAAGCCAGACAGACACCTGGGAGTCGTCTGTCACATCTGTCAGGCCTGTCCTGTCACTGGCAAATGTTTCAA atGCACAGTCTGCAgttacatgtatttgtgtgaggACTGCTCAAAAAGAGGCTGCCACCCACAGCATCAGTTTGCTTCACGAACA aaaagaagagacaagTGGCGTCTTGTGGCAGAAAGCCTGAGTGATGAACCAAGTGGAGCAACCTCTCAGCCAATAAATGACAG CATCATCCCTGTAGCTGCAGACCCTCTACCAGAAAATGTGTTggtgtgtctgcctgctgtcAGGGTGAGATCAGGGTCTCGGCTCTTGGACGAAGGGCAGCAGTGTCGCATCTGTCTGCAGAATTTTAACCCAGGCCAGCGTGTTCGAACCCTGCCCTGTCATCACAAG ttcCACATGGACTGTGTGGATGGGATCCTGCGGAAGTCGAACTCCTGCCCTTTGGATGGGTATGTCATTTATAATCCCCTGACTTGGAGAACCAGTGAAAGGAAGACCTCCCACAAGCTGGCCTCCTGCCTTTCCAATGACTTTGCCAAACCAGAACATAACTTAAAGGACCTGTTTATCCCAGGAGTGGCACTGCGGGACAGGAACACTAAAACTGCTCCCTCGCACGGCTCTCTCAACTTAGAGGTGCTGACAGGCTCTTGTGAACCTTTAAACATCCCACAAAAGTTAATAAGCAACCAGTTTATTGGCTTGTGCATCACCACAACAGATGGTGtaacaaaagaaggaaaagtaCTGCAGAAAAAACTAAGTAAATCTGACTCAGGCGACCGACAAAACACTTGTTCTCCAAAAAAGACATCGGCAGAAATCAGAGAGCAGCCACAGGTAAATCTATTTGTAGGTTCATGCAGACCAGAATCAGGCCATGCAGCTGCTATGGCCCTTCCTGGCAGGCGAACTAGACCAAAGCCCACGAGGACAAGCCTGGTAACAACTCAAGACACAAACAAGAAACTTGTTTCAGAGCTAAGAATGACTGGGGTGatgataaacacacagcaacacaggaAGACTGAGACTTGA
- the zswim2 gene encoding E3 ubiquitin-protein ligase ZSWIM2 isoform X3, producing the protein METDPPAASGTPSQPVTGQEAGSVCRKLIQAQDVCPICQEELLEKKLPVSYCRFGCGNNVHISCMKVWTDHQKLSDREEMVKCPLCREEFSSLKLLQEQVKNAAKLFTAPEREKPDRHLGVVCHICQACPVTGKCFKCTVCSYMYLCEDCSKRGCHPQHQFASRTKRRDKWRLVAESLSDEPSGATSQPINDSIIPVAADPLPENVLVCLPAVRVRSGSRLLDEGQQCRICLQNFNPGQRVRTLPCHHKFHMDCVDGILRKSNSCPLDGYVIYNPLTWRTSERKTSHKLASCLSNDFAKPEHNLKDLFIPGVALRDRNTKTAPSHGSLNLEVLTGSCEPLNIPQKLISNQFIGLCITTTDGVTKEGKVLQKKLSKSDSGDRQNTCSPKKTSAEIREQPQVNLFVGSCRPESGHAAAMALPGRRTRPKPTRTSLVTTQDTNKKLVSELRMTGVMINTQQHRKTET; encoded by the exons ATGGAAACTGATCCCCCTGCTGCTTCTGGGACCCCAAGCCAACCAGTCACGGGCCAGGAGGCTGGAAGTGTCTGCCGGAAGTTGATCCAAGCCCAGGATGTGTGTCCAATCTGTcaagaggagctgctggagaaaaAACTGCCTGTGTCTTACTGCAG GTTTGGTTGTGGCAATAATGTCCACATCTCTTGTATGAAAGTCTGGACAGATCACCAAAAGCTCTCGGACAGGGAAGAGATGGTGAAGTGCCCTCTGTGCAGGGAGGAATTCAGCTCTTTGAAGTTACTCCAGGAGCAGGTGAAAAATGCAGCAAAGCTCTTCACCGCTCCTGAAAGAGAGAAGCCAGACAGACACCTGGGAGTCGTCTGTCACATCTGTCAGGCCTGTCCTGTCACTGGCAAATGTTTCAA atGCACAGTCTGCAgttacatgtatttgtgtgaggACTGCTCAAAAAGAGGCTGCCACCCACAGCATCAGTTTGCTTCACGAACA aaaagaagagacaagTGGCGTCTTGTGGCAGAAAGCCTGAGTGATGAACCAAGTGGAGCAACCTCTCAGCCAATAAATGACAG CATCATCCCTGTAGCTGCAGACCCTCTACCAGAAAATGTGTTggtgtgtctgcctgctgtcAGGGTGAGATCAGGGTCTCGGCTCTTGGACGAAGGGCAGCAGTGTCGCATCTGTCTGCAGAATTTTAACCCAGGCCAGCGTGTTCGAACCCTGCCCTGTCATCACAAG ttcCACATGGACTGTGTGGATGGGATCCTGCGGAAGTCGAACTCCTGCCCTTTGGATGGGTATGTCATTTATAATCCCCTGACTTGGAGAACCAGTGAAAGGAAGACCTCCCACAAGCTGGCCTCCTGCCTTTCCAATGACTTTGCCAAACCAGAACATAACTTAAAGGACCTGTTTATCCCAGGAGTGGCACTGCGGGACAGGAACACTAAAACTGCTCCCTCGCACGGCTCTCTCAACTTAGAGGTGCTGACAGGCTCTTGTGAACCTTTAAACATCCCACAAAAGTTAATAAGCAACCAGTTTATTGGCTTGTGCATCACCACAACAGATGGTGtaacaaaagaaggaaaagtaCTGCAGAAAAAACTAAGTAAATCTGACTCAGGCGACCGACAAAACACTTGTTCTCCAAAAAAGACATCGGCAGAAATCAGAGAGCAGCCACAGGTAAATCTATTTGTAGGTTCATGCAGACCAGAATCAGGCCATGCAGCTGCTATGGCCCTTCCTGGCAGGCGAACTAGACCAAAGCCCACGAGGACAAGCCTGGTAACAACTCAAGACACAAACAAGAAACTTGTTTCAGAGCTAAGAATGACTGGGGTGatgataaacacacagcaacacaggaAGACTGAGACTTGA
- the fam171b gene encoding protein FAM171B has protein sequence MPAAAAERYLPLLLFLLSLLLISCLDGAVRAEEEGGGLPSSSSSLPGDNGVVASVGDPSATDPTALGRFLSPSALIAEPQFALKVLVRDLVTRQPLSGASVDVYLNHTLRSSAQTGARGEVLLWVAFSPGLSLTLLGSMEGYVPTPLPWSTTKRPIFSAVTLLLLPHSQGNVWLFEDSVLITRKLPDSSSQPKVKFPKNLLTISNKGNISSVTAYLTVPQHHLAKDCTNCTPGIISNKSGFRSIELRAVAAVSVLLYSGDEELQVRGPIQISLPLGHRTHLRASDTVPAWAFNLKTGAWENQGLGIVKTVGDELVWTYTASHLGYWIAAPLPSSNDYLGHGSTLDFLSYHTYLLIGILGGMLAIVIGFLSLLLCHCGGSHREPRRRRARFSKLTVVKKDQTTSTHMEEGLLFRSGDNSLASCSVQCEPSSTPRHKANYNIYVEDPGSRPTAPLYKNIASDRMKGPQPPPHYINSEEVARLREKSEQNRANMNSDSFFQDKLVHIYNQPVAIIQAPELFSAQEQQLSGCKSATFPRNGGEYDAHSEPASKDSYTQTLPKVPHHHSQGGSSPQQSSQDEPQPLETPPPGQGPNASVWGRYSNLLESSVSVPGTLNEAAGMEAFSGGHGVPSELQGISERTLLELTRGKSLSSHPRAWFVSLDGKPAAQVRHSIIELQSRHRPPSSNDTSLDSGVDMNEPQQNIRETERDRPSLRASSLPHHSRGGRYGEEQDLSSSESGTTATCTPEDPSLRNILDGSSGAIPNIPEERDGMDTSSAQEDSESRGTPPPRRLRKVREKGKTEKRSAKHVREGRPLTKRS, from the exons ATGCCCGCTGCCGCTGCTGAACGCTACCTGCCGCTGCTGCTCTTTCTGCTGTCGCTGCTTTTGATTTCCTGCCTGGATGGGGCggtgagagcagaggaggagggcggcggcctgccctcctcctcttcctccttgcCCGGGGACAATGGAGTCGTCGCCTCGGTCGGAGACCCGTCTGCCACAGACCCGACCGCCCTCGGGCGATTTCTCAGCCCTTCGGCTCTGATAGCAG agCCTCAGTTCGCCCTTAAAGTCCTGGTGAGGGACCTGGTGACCCGTCAGCCACTGTCGGGGGCTTCGGTTGATGTTTACCTCAACCACACCCTGAGGAGCTCTGCCCAGACAGGGGCGAGAGGCGAGGTTCTGCTCTGGGTGGCGTTCAGTCCGGGGCTCAGTCTCACCCTGCTGGGCAGCATGGAGGGCTATGTGCCCACCCCCCTGCCCTGGAGCACCACCAAGAGACCGA ttttctctgctgtgacgctgctgctgctccctcacAGCCAGGGGAATGTCTGGCTGTTTGAAGACTCGGTTCTCATCACCAGGAAGTTACCTG ATAGTTCATCCCAGCCTAAGGTTAAATTCCCCAAGAATCTCCTCACAATCTCCAATAAGGGCAACATCTCCTCGGTGACAGCGTACCTGACTGTGCCGCAGCACCACCTAGCTAAAGACTGCACCAACTGCACTCCAGGCATCATCAGCAACAAATCAG GGTTCAGAAGTATCGAGCTGAGGGCAGTGGCAGCCGTCAGTGTCCTGCTGTACTCTGGTGATGAGGAGCTCCAGGTCCGGGGTCCCATTCAAATCAGCCTGCCCCTGGGACACAGAACCCACCTCCGGGCCTCTGATACCGTTCCAGCCTGGGCCTTCAACCTAAAGACTG GAGCCTGGGAGAATCAGGGTCTTGGAATAGTGAAAACGGTTGGGGATGAACTGGTTTGGACTTACACCGCTTCCCATCTGGGATACTGGATCGCTGCACCCCTGCCCTCCTCAAATG aTTATCTGGGACATGGAAGCACTCTGGATTTCCTGTCATACCACACCTACCTGCTGATAGGAATACTGGGAGGAATGCTGGCTATAGTTATCGGATTTCTGTCCTTGCTGCTGTGTCACTGCGG AGGTTCTCATCGAGagcccaggaggaggagagctcgCTTCTCCAAACTCACCGTCGTGAAAAAAGACCAAACCACCTCCACCCACATGGAGGAGGGTTTGTTGTTTCGATCTGGCGACAACAGCCTCGCCTCCTGCAGCGTCCAGTGCGAGCCCTCATCCACGCCGAGGCACAAAGCCAACTACAATATCTACGTGGAGGATCCAGGGAGTCGCCCCACCGCTCCTCTTTACAAAAACATCGCTTCAGATCGAATGAAGGGTCCCCAGCCACCGCCTCACTACATCAACAGTGAAGAGGTAGCTCGGCTTCGGGAGAAATCTGAGCAGAACCGAGCCAACATGAACTCTGACAGCTTCTTTCAAGATAAGCTGGTTCATATCTATAACCAGCCAGTGGCCATTATTCAGGCACCAGAGCTTTTCAGTGctcaggagcagcagctgtcaggCTGCAAGTCTGCCACGTTCCCCCGCAACGGAGGTGAGTATGATGCTCACTCAGAGCCTGCGAGTAAAGACAGCTACACCCAGACACTACCCAAAGTCCCTCACCACCACTCCCAGGGTGGGAGCAGCCCGCAGCAGAGCAGCCAAGATGAGCCCCAGCCTCTGGAGACTCCCCCCCCAGGCCAAGGCCCTAACGCCAGTGTGTGGGGACGCTACAGTAACCTCCTCGaatcctctgtctctgtgcccGGGACTCTAAACGAGGCGGCCGGTATGGAGGCCTTCAGCGGTGGGCACGGTGTGCCCAGTGAGCTGCAGGGGATCTCAGAGCGCACGCTGCTGGAGCTGACCCGGGGCAAGTCCTTGTCATCTCACCCCAGGGCCTGGTTTGTCTCCTTAGACGGGAAGCCGGCCGCGCAGGTCCGCCACTCCATCATCGAGCTCCAGAGCCGCCACCGCCCGCCGAGCAGCAACGACACCAGCCTGGACTCAGGGGTGGACATGAATGAGCCTCAGCAGAACATCCGTGAGACAGAGCGCGACAGGCCTTCGCTCAGGGCCTCCTCTCTGCCGCACCACAGCCGAGGGGGGCGGTACGGCGAAGAGCAGGACctgagcagcagtgagagcGGCACCACTGCTACCTGCACGCCAGAGGACCCTTCTCTGAGGAACATTTTGGACGGGAGCAGTGGGGCTATTCCCAATATTCCCGAGGAGCGAGATGGGATGGATACATCCAGCGCTCAGGAGGACAGTGAGTCGAGAGGTACGCCACCTCCACGGCGCCTGAGGAAGGTGAGGGAGAAGGGAAAGACGGAAAAGAGGAGTGCTAAGCATGTCCGCGAGGGGAGACCTCTGACCAAGCGAAGTTAG